From the Candidatus Kapaibacterium sp. genome, the window TTTTGAACTCCGTTGTATTTCTATCATCGAATAACTTATAACGAATAACATTTTTTCCGTAAGAATTACGAGCATACATTCTAAATCCTTTTTGAGGATAAACTCTCACTATATTACCGTGCATTCTCAAACCAATATTTTGCGAAAATCCTACAGAATTGTCAGGTTCATAGAATTCTACATAAGCAAGGCGTTCCCACGTTTGACCGCGACCCCAGAAATTTCCAGTCCACCATGAATTTGTTGAATCCCAATGAACGCCCGGAACCATAATACCTGTTTCATAGTCGAACAAATCTTCATGTTGTACACTCAATGATACTATTGGTAAAATATTATGATTAATACCAAGTTCGTTAATGAAATACGAGTGTGTGATTACATCGCTGACCTTGTCGCCTGTAGAATTGAAAACTGCGGCTTTGATAATAATTGCTTTGGGTACAGAATCTATTGTCGGGGGTTTATATAAATCCGGTGGTGAAATTAGAATTTGTGAAATGTTTTTTTGTGAGTGCAATCGGGAATCCATCATCAATGGACCTTCATATAATTTGGAGGCTGGGGTTGGCTCGTTTCCGTCAGTTGTATAGTATATTTTGTTTTCTTGACGTTTGTTTTCTAAAGTTAGCACGAAAGTTTCATCATAAATTCCGCCACGATGTGAGAAACTTAGCTCATCAATTGGTGCTTGATACCAATTAGTTTCGCCGGGAGTTGGATTTGAAAATACGTACATCTGACTACTGCCGTCAGGAAATAAGCCATAACTATGGTTTGATTGTAACGCTATTGCCGGCAGCATATGAACAATTTTGCCGTCAAAAGTCAGGAACAAGTCCTCACCTGCGGCTGCTATTGCAAAATTTGTGTGCAATTCGGCACCCTTAATTGCACGGTCTTTGTTCGATGCAAATACCACAAGATAGCCGTATGCCCCAATTGTAGTATCGGGAAAACACCACCTTTGGAGTTCTTTTCCTTTATCCGAAAGGCAATATCCCGACAAATTGATTGGCGATGAAGTATTATTATAAATCTCAATCCAATCGCTATCGTCACCATCTTCATCAAAGTAAAATTTGTTGTTCGACGACATAAATTCGTTGATGAAAAGAGATTGGGCGTTTGTTGAGATTGACAAGAATAGAGTGAAAATCACAGAAAGCAATAAGCTTTTTTTCAGAAGAGCATACATAATTCCATGTCCCGAATATATACAAAAAATAAGGTACTACCTTAGCGGATATACCCTCCAAAAAGGTTTGCAATATCTTTCCGGAACAAGCTCAATCGGAAATTGGCTTTAGAAAAAGAAAAATTTATTTGCTTTGCTTTCAACATAGCTAGTCTTACGAATTCCATAAAATCTTATTGTTAAGAATTCGCAAAGAATTGAAGTTTTTTTTTGCGGACTATTTACTTGTCATCAACCAAATCATAAATGGTCGGTTGTGCTAATTGTTCGGGCACTATAGTATTGCTGAAGGTAAATGTACCGCTGAATTTCTTGGTCATGGTCGGAGTAGTATGCTTGTCACCAAGAGTAAGGTTGTTGAAAAAGACTGTTCTTGTGCCATTTGCGTTTTGCTTGACATATAAGTTGCCCGTCGTTTTGACTCCTGTGATACTTGATTCATCTACCCAACTATTCACATTTGTACCGTCTGTAGCCTTAATTCCCATGCTGAATTCATTGCTTTCGTGGGCAAGTACAGATTTACGATATTCTAACTTTGTAGTGCCGCTTGCAGTCGGAATCTCTTTGCTTAATTTTATAGTAATCACATCATCGTAGTCATCTCCATAAACAAAAATCCATACTTCGTCTAAAGCAGATTGATGAAACTGGCTTATCTTATCCATAATATGAACCTCTCCGTCAATGACCATTGTGTTGTTTGCGGCAAGTGCTTGAGTGTTATCGTTTTTATTATCATCGTCATTGTTTACGCTTTTATCTTCGCTACAAGAGATGAATAATGCAATTGTAATTGCAATAAGTATAGTTCTAAAGAAAGTATTTGAAAGCATATCTTGAATCCTAAATATGAATAAATAATAATAGCAAATATAAAAATAAAATTTAGTATTGCCAAATTAATTACTTAGCATTAAAGATTTTATTCTTAACTCTTGGTTATTTTTTATTTGATTTCTAAATAAAACACATAAAAGTGCTCCAAATTATACTTCTCGCTCCAGATTTCGGGTGGTTCATGATTCAGAATGCAGTAATTATTCCATCCTGAACCGTGATCATACGGTGGAGAATATGCGAAAATCGGAGTGCGCTTGCCAATGGCAATAGGATTACCACCATCTTTATGGTTCAATTCTCGTAATATGTAATTTTTGTCGCCATCGAGCACCTTCATCATATTTAAACTTTGGTAATCAATTCGCATATTGAAAGTATCATTTTCCAATTTTCCGCCGAGTCTGATGGAATACTCCTTAGATACATCCGAATATGCAACTTGGTCACAAAAATTGATATTATAAATCATAGTATCATTTCCTACGACGAAAGTGTTCTTCTTGTCCACACAATCTAAGCCCAAATCGTCAGTATAGCTAAATTTGCCGTCTTTGTATTCATCATAAGAAAGCAAGAATCTTTTACCTTTCATAGTGGTATCATTGCAAATGATTGTAAGCATCTGGATTCCATTCAATTCATTTGCCATTAACAAATCCTTGTCTTGGACGAGTCTGAAGCTGATTTTGGTGCTATCCTGTTGGGCAATAGCATCGAAGGAAAAGAATAAGCATAATAGTAAGAGTATCGTTTTCATTTTTTACCTAACCATAAGGTTTTACATCATTATACGAAAATACGAATTAAATGCAAATTATAGCATTTAGATGAATTTTATTATTCAATTTGCGAAATGACAGTCAATTATTACGCAGGAGTTAAGACCTAATACAAAAAATGCCCTACACTTTAAAGCGTAGGGCATTCATGATTTGTTTATTTAAAGAGCCTTTAGATTGTTCTTTTCAATATATTATCGCATCATTTCTTATGCAATTTGAAGCTGGCTCTAATATTGTTCTCAATTTTATTACGATAAACCAACATACTCGGTACGAAAATGCTACCATTGGATTCTGTAAACATCACCTTTGGGTCGAAAGCGAACTCATACCTATATTCACCCGAATCATCAATTGTAATCGGCGGATTGAGATTGAATGTGAAATTCAATACAACAGTTGAAAAGTATTCAAAATCGTGAGCTTCGCCATTTTGGTAATACTTACCTCTTACAGCGATTGTGTTACGGTCCGAAGTCACAAAATCTTCGAAGTAAGGCTTAGTAAGATAATTCACAAGGTCAGCAGGCGTTAGTCTGTGCATTTCTATCTTAATTTTGTTATATGTTCCTTCTTTTAAAGAGGCATCAGCGAAAACAACTCCTGAATTATTCGAATCCGAGCGAACTACAAAAGCACCGGTCACAAATTGAAGTCCTTTGCTTTCATCGAAAGTAGTGTCGTTGGAAGTAGTATTTCCTCCGTGAAACTTAACTCGAGAAATCAACAACTTTAAGTCAGTTATTACGAGTGAGTCTGCATATTCTGCGCTCTGAAAAGCGTCATTGTCCTTGTTAACCATCGAATTTACGGTGGACTCTGTCATAGCTGAACTTAAAACAACCCTGTTGCCTTGCGGATTGTTAGAAGTATCGGAACAAGAAACCGCGAAAAAAGCGGCTATAAATGCAAATAAAATCCATTTCATAAATCCTCCAAAAAAATGTTACATCATAATTTATGACGTTAATTTATATGACGGTTAAGGATTAGTTAAGTTTCATTTCTTATACTTGATGAAAGGTGTAGATTTTGTGAGATTATGATGAATGCTGTAATAATTTCTTGTATAAAAAAAATGTACTACAATTATTAAATTGCAGCACATTATTTATTATATTTAATCTCCCTACTCCTCAAGTGTCGAAAGATTGCCCGGGTCTTCTCCCATCGCTTGAGCTTTGAGCACTCGTCGCATGATTTTACCGCTTCGAGTTTTGGGTAATTTATCTACAAATTCGATATGCTGCGGTTTGGCTATCGGACCAACCTCATGAGCAATATGCTTGCGTAAATCTTCGATTAGTTCATCGCTTGGCTGTTGATTTTGCTTCAAAATGATATATGCATAAATCACATTCCCTTTAATTTCGTGCGGCACACCGATTGCGGCAGCTTCAGCCACGGCATGATGGCTGACGAAAGCACTTTCGATTTCAGCGGTGCCGAGCCTGTAACCGGACACTTTTATAACGTCATCCACTCTGCCGATAACCCAGATGTAGCCATCTTCGTCAATTTTGGCGCTGTCACCGGTCATGTACGCCCCGGGATATTTAGTCCAATATTGGTCAACCATCCGCTGAGGGTCGTTGAATATAGTGCGAACCATAGCGGGCCACGGAGTTTTGATAATCAAATATCCTTCCTCATTTGCTTTTACCGGATTTCCTTGCTCATCAACGACTTCCATTTTGATTCCCGGGAATGGCAATGAACCTGAGCCGGGCTTCAAAGGCATTGTTGGGAAGGGGGAAATCATGTGCATTCCGGTTTCAGTTTGCCACCATGTATCTATTACGGGGCAACGCTCGCGACCTATAACTCTGTAGTACCATTTCCAGGCTTCGGGATTGATTGGTTCGCCGACAGAGCCAAGAATGCGAAGTGACGATAAATCGTGACGGTTTGCCCACGAATCTCCGAAACGCATAAATCCGCGAATCGCCGTTGGAGCAGTATAAAGTATGTTAATCCCGTATTTTTCGATCATTTGCCACCAGCGATTAGGGTATGGATGGTAGGGCGCCCCCTCGTACATAAAAATAGTCGCTCCATTGAGCAGTGGTCCGTAAACGATATAGCTGTGTCCGGTAATCCAGCCAGGGTCGGCTGTGCACCAGATTCTATCGGAATCCTGAACATCGAGATAATACTTTGTCGTGACATAAGTCCCGACCATATATCCGCCATGAGTGTGCAAAATCGCCTTGGGTTTGCCGGTTGTGCCTGAAGTATATAAAATGAAAAGCGGGTCTTCGGACGAAGTTTCCTCAACTACGCATGGTTGATTTGCAATCGGCAATTTGATTAATTCGTGGTACCACATATCTCTGCCGGGCTCCATGTAAACTTGGTGCCCTGTGCGTTTGACTACGATGACGTGCTCAACTGTGCCTGCTCTCTGCAAAGCTTCGTCGGCTATATCCTTGAGTTTCACGATTTTGCCGCGTTGATAGGCTCCATCGGCAACAATTAAGACACGCGATTGGCTGTCTTCGATTCGTTCGGTTAGCGATTCGACCGAAAAACCACCGTAAACAACTGAATGCACGGCACCGATACGGGCACATGCAAGCATTGCGATGATAATTTCAGGCGTTCTGCCCATGTAAATCGTAACGCGGTCGCCTTTTTTGACAGCCATGCTTTTTAGTAGATTGGCAAATCGGCAAACGTCATTGTGCAACCTGAAATAGGACATAGTGCGGTGTTCGCCGTCTTCGCCTTCCCAGATTAGCGCCAATTTGTTACGGCGGTAAGTCTTGACGTGTCTATCCAAGCAATTATACGAAATGTTGGTGCGTCCACCTGTAAACCACTTGTAGAAGGGCTTTTCGGAATCATCAATCACCTTGTCCCACTTTTGGAACCAATCCAATTCATTGGCAAAATCTGCCCAAAAGCCTTCGTAATCTTGCTCTGCCCGTTTGTCGAATTCGCTTCTGTCTTTCAAATTCGCATTGGCAATAGTTTCCGGCGACGGATAATAAACATCGCCAGTCAATTCAATTTCTCCCATAGTCTTTCCTAAATTTCATTTTAAGCATATCATAAATTTACGAAATTTTCTGCAGGAATGAAAATATTTTTTAACGATTAACTATAAAAAGTTTGGGAATTTTTCTTCCACCGGATTCAATTAAAAGCAAATATGTTCCGTTTGCCAAATGTGAAATATCAATATTTTCATTGGAAATTATTTCTCTTTTTTCAAAAACAATTTGTCCGTTAATATTAATTATTTCGATATAATATTTTTCATTATTATTATAATTAATATTAATTGAATTTTGAGCCGGATTTGGACTAATTATTATATTTGGCGAAATATTATTATCTTCGATACTGCTGACATCAATTTCAATAGCACCAATCGAAGGAGGATTGCCGAATTTATTGCCATAATAATCATATTTAGCGTAATTATTTACGTAAGCTGCCCCTTTTATAACAGAATTTTGCGAGGGAATTAAATTTGAATCCGTTAAATTTGTAAACAGTGGGTCAATACCGCGGATACTGTTTAATTCTGAAACCGGAACATTTGGCGAAATCCAATCAACATTTTCATGATTGTACCAAAGATTATTTCTAAAAGAATATGATTCGGATAATGTATTTGGACCAATATTTATTGAAGGCGATGCAGCAGCATTAGACAAATAGACAATATTATTTGAAAATTCATTGCCTGCATCAAATTGCATCTGAGCATGATTATTTTCACGTAAAATCCTGATCACCCATTTTTCGGGATTAATTATTGTATTATTTATGACTTTCGAATTGCGCGTCCCGACATAAGCAAAAGGAGCTTGTGAACCGAAAAATATATTCGCAAAAACGATAATTTCCTCCGATTCGGCAGGTGCATCAAGAGGACGGAAGTATTCCATTCCTGTGCTTCCACCAATATTCAAAGCTCGCAAGCCACCATTTATGAACAAGTTGCGAGAGATTTGAATATTTTTTGTTCCACCTTTGGCTTGGATAGAATTAGAGCCACCGTTTCGAAAAACATTATTTTCGATAATACCATCGTGGCACCCGACCATATCAATGATACTCCCACCTGCCGAGCCATTCGCAAAGCTACAATTAGTGATGCTGAAATTCACAACACCCGACATTTTCAAGCAATCATTATTGCCGCTTGCGTTCATCCCGAGCCACTTGCAATCATCAATTGTGATGTTGAGAGCGGGATTGCTGAAGTCGCCACCGTCATCGATATTGACACCATTTTGGGTTTGCCCTTCGAATGCCAAACGCGAAATGTGCAAATTTGCAGGATTTGACAATTGAAAGGCACTGCCACCACCGCTGAACAAAATATAATCGCCAGTCCCTGATGTGATTACGATAGGCAAATCCGCAGTGCCACGAAGGTCGGAAATATAGCTCGATTGTGTAATCGGGCTGTCGAAAAACAAAATCGTATCGCCCGGGACAGCTTGATTTGCTGCTTGGGTAAAGCTCGCAAATTCATACGAAGCGCCCACTTTCAAAGTTCTCGCACCCGAAACGCTCGCCATTGCAAACATCAGAAGAATAACACATAAAGTAACATTTTTCATTTTTTTCACCTTTTATATTGAAAAATTTGTACAAAGATACGATTTTTCTTGGATAATATAAATATTGTGATTAGTTTGTAAATGGAATTGTTACATAGACGGTATTACATTTTTCATTTTAAATTTTTGATATAAAAGCTTATGAACACATTAATAATATTATTTTTTTTGAAGAGCTTATTTGGAAATGTTTCCGAGTATGAAATTCCTGCAGAAGGATTATCGAGAATAAGTTGGGTTGATATTGTTGAGATAAACAACAAAATGTACTATTACGATAGAATGTTAACTCAAGATTGCTCAATCGAGTTAGTAAACATCGAAGATTCAACTGATGTTTTAAAACTTCTCATTGATGTTGATTGGCTCTATACAAACAGTTGCGAGAAATACCTCATGACAAATATTTGTAGCGACGCTGATACATTGATCTTTTGCGTTGCAAAAAAAGTAATAAGATATGTGTATGATGGGTCAAATGAGTTGAAGTTGGATAATATTTACGACTTGGATGAAATTTTTAAACAGAAAAGACTTTACTATGCAAGTAGACTTATACTTGATAAAGGTGTTTTAATCGGGTTATCTGACTCATACAGACCAAAAAGCTCTAATAAGGACGATTTATTTAGTTGGCAGCTCAGTCTTTCTGATACTAATCATCGTTTTATAAATATTGAATATACTAAAGGCTTTTATTGGACCTTATTTCAACCGAGAAATGTAATTGATTATTTTCAAGGGTCATATGCCGTGACTGATATTACCAACTACAGCATCTATATTAAAGATAAAAATTTTCAAACCCTAGATACTTTGACCCGAAAATTCGATAATTGGAAAGCAAATACTTATGAACTTGAAAAATTTGATGGCAAGCACCCAATGGCAGTGATTGATTTCTTGCAATCCGACACCGCTACAAGAAATTTGATTCATAGAGTGAATTTTCTTGATGCAAATCACTTACTTGTTTGTTATTCGGATAATGATGATTTATTTTTAGATAGTTCTCATTCACTTTACAATTTAAAATATGACATTTGGGCTAAGAAAGACAATCATTGGTTCTTAGAGTCATCAGATATTTCTTTATCCGAGGACAAGATGCATAATAGCTATATTTTGCAACATAAAAATCACTCTAACATGATTTATAACTTTGACTATGGCTCAGATGGATTTTACAAACTGGTTTTACGGAAGTCGAATTGAAATTTTTATTATTAATATTGGGTTTTCAGGCTCTATTCACATCAGATTTGAAAGAAGTTGACGAAGCCTTCTTTGAAAATAGCCTTGTTATTGTACTAAATTCACCTTATTGCAGTGATTGTTTGGACATTATCGAAAAGTCATCATACTTATGGAAAGAAAAGCTAAAAACAATAGTCATAACAAAATCAGTGAAGATAAAGAAAAGTGCTCAGGTCGCTGCTTTTGAGCTTAAGAAAAAATTAAAATATAATGAAATCCTCTTTGTTGAATCTTCGCCCCGCAACTTCATGTCTAATATTAAATTTAGAGATACTGAAATATCAAAGAGCCCTGCAATCATTATCAGATACCAAGATAAGGAAGTATTGTTGATGTTTGATGATTTATTTGCAAAGAAATATACTCCAAAAAGCGTATCTGAAACAATAAAGTTGAAGTTAAAAGAGCTGGATGTGATTAAGTAGGTTATTAGTATTTGTCATTCTGAACGAAGTGAAGAATTCATGTATTCATGAAAACTTGATTCTTCGACTTCGTCTCAGATTGACCAACTGATGATGTACTCCCGTCATTCTGAACGAAGTGAAGAATCCAGAAACCACTCTTCACTTAAATCATACCATTCAGGATTAATTGATTCTATAAGTGTTATTTTTTTAGCTCTTAAAAAACCTTTAATTTGCTTTTCTCTTTCAATTGCACTTACAATATTTCCGCAATCTTCAAAGTAAACAAGATTATGAACTGAATATTTTTTTGTAAACCCATCAATCAAGTTGTTCTTATGTTCATAGACTCTTTTAAATAAATCAGACGTGACACCTGTATATAAGGTTCCATTTCTTTTAGACGCCATGATATAAACATATCCCTTTTTCATAATTACACCTCTTCAGTTCTCCCGTCATTTTGAACGAAGTGAAGAATCGATGTATTTTTAAAACTTGATTCTTCATCTGCGGCTCAGAATGACCAAATTATGTTATTCTCCAATCCATGTATTCTTGAAAACTTGATTCTTCACCTGCGGCTCAGAATGACCACAAAATGATGTCTTACCGTCATTCTGAACGAAGTGAAGAATCCATGTATTTTAAAACTTGATTCTTCACCTGCGGCTCAGATTGACCAACTTATGTTATTCTCCAATCCATGTATTTTTTAAAACTTGATTCTTCACTTCGTTCAGAATGACTAAACCTCTACCCCTTACTCCCGTTCTATTCTGATTCTGCCGTCAACGGCGATTACAGAGTCGGATTTGCCTAATAGCGGGTTCAAATCGAGCTCGACGATTTCGGGTGCGGCTGCGAGCAAAGCACTGAGCCGCTCAATAATATCAGCCCAAATTTCCTTGTTTACACCTTCTCGCTTGCGCACACCTTCAATTAGTTTGTATGATTTCAGTTCGCTCATCATTTTCAGCGCTTCCTCTTTGCTGATTGGAGCCAAGCCCGAAGCGACATCTTTCAGCACTTCGATGAATATTCCGCCGAGACCAAGCAAAATGATATGCCCGAAGTCGGGTTCTTTCATTGCCCCTACGAATAGCTCGGTGCCGTTGAACATCGGTTGGAGCAAGACGCTTGTGCAATCTTTTATTTCAATCATTCTATCAAATTCTTTGCGGATGATGTCGGGGTGACGGATATTGAGCACAACTCCGCCGACGTCAGTCTTGTGCACAGGTCCTACAACTTTCATCACGATTGGATAGCCCAATTCTTCGGCGTATTGCACGGCTAACTCGGCAGTATTTGCCAGCTTTTCCGGTACGCGCGGAATCCCCGATGCGTCAAGCAAGGTTTGGATTTTATCGGGGCTTAGGTAACCGGAATCGCTGGATTCGATAATTTGGCGAATAGTCGCGACGTCAATTGTCGGCAAATCGAATTCTTTCGCGGGTTTAGGCGTGTGATAAACTTTGGTGAGTGCGTTGCCGATAGCGACTTCGTCAGTAAAATCAACTCTGCCGAGCGACAAAAAGTGCTTGACCGCTTTTTCGGCTTGGACAACTGATGGCAAACAGGGGTAAATCGGCTTTTTGCACCATTTCATTTTTTCGTGAAGAACATCGTAAACACCCGTCACGTCGAACATTCCGGTTGTGCCGAAGATGACAACTGAGCCGTCAATATTATCAAATTCCCTATCCACGTATTCCAGAATAGTGCCGAGTTGGTCGGCTGTTCCGGTAGCGAGGAAGTCAATCGGATTTGAAACCGACGAGCCATGATAAAGTTGGGCTAAAAGTTCATCTGCTGCCGGACCTTCAATCTTGGGGATGTTCAAGCCACCTTTAGCTAAAGAGTCAGTCAGCATCACTCCGGAGCCTCCTGCATGGGTAATAACGGCAATGTTGGGACCTTCCAATTGCTTGTGAAGCAAAACTCCGCCTACATAGAAAAGCTCTTGACGCGAGAAACATCGCACCACTCCGGCTTTACGGAACAGTGCATCAACCGCTGCATCAGAACCTGCCAAAGCACCTGTATGCGATGAAACGGCACGGGAACCGGCTTCTGTCGTTCCGGCTTTGATTGCTGCAATCCTGCAACCCTTCATAATCAAGGAGCGGCAATGTTTGAGAAGTTTTTCGGGCTTTTTGATTTGCTCAAGGTAGAATAACTTCACTTTGGCGCTTGTTTTTTCGTCGTATGTTTCGTCCCAATACTGGAGAATTTCCTCAACACCGATTTGGGCGCTATTGCCGACAGATAAGATGCTGTTGAACATCAATCCGCGTGGCACTGCCATTTCGAGTATGAAAGCGATTGTAGCCCCCGAAGCTGAAACCAAATCGCAACCTCTGTTGCTGAGTTGGGGCACTAATCCTGCAAAAACGCCCTTGTAATGAGGAGTCATCACACCGATGCAATTCGGTCCGATTAGAGTTCCACCAACGCTTTCCACCACTTTGACGATTTGTTGTTCGAGCTTTTTGCCCGATTCGCCAAATTCGCTAAATCCGGCTGACAAAATTATGAAAGCCTTCGTACCTTTAGATTTGGCAAGGATTTCTATAGTTGGGAGGCAAAATTTAGCCGGAATAGCCAAAATCGCCAATTCGACATTGTCAATTTCAGCGACATCCTTGAAGCACCGCACACCCTGCACGATTTCCTCTTTTGGATTGACAGCGGATAATTTCCCTCGGAAGCCGCCATCAATAATATTTTTCAGTATCTTACCACCCGGCTTTTCAACATCGTTCGAAGCCCCAATTATCACTATGCTCTTAGGAGCAATCAATTCATTTACTATCATTTACATTCTCAATTTTATTTTTCAAATAATATTGTTATTCAAATCACAATATATGAAAGATTTCCCATATAACAGCAATTTATTGTGAATTATTTTGCTTTGGGGACGTAATTTATCACTACCGGATTGCTCAAACGCCATTTTTCGTCGCGAGAATAGATATAATATGTACATTCGCGAGTAATATCAATATCCCAATCCATGAATCTGCTCTTATCAGCTTTTAAGACAGCCAAATCAACCATCGGACTGCCTTCTTCGGCATAATTTCGCTGAATGAAGAAGCCTACTACACGCTCGTCTGCGGGCGCTTTCCATTCGATATTGACATATTTTTCTTCTTGAATTACTTGAACCGAATCCGGTGGTCGTGGAGCTTCATCCTCAATTTCGAGCCGTCTTGTGCGTGAAAACGGGGATTCATTTCCGGACAAATCAACTGCGGAAACTTTGAAATAATGCTCTTTGCGTTCGCTGATTCGGTCGGAAAATGTAAGAGAATTAGTTTCGGTTTTGAGCGTGAAATTGCTCGAGTCGCCGATTGAAAGATATAATCGATATGCTTTCAAGTCACTATCGGGAGATTTTGTCCAGTTAACGAAATATCTATCGTCCTCTTCGTAAATGCTTGTCATTTCGGGCGTCAATGGCGGTACTACATCAATTACTCGCACTATGACTCGCTCCGATGGAAGTGAACGGTTGTAACTTTTGTCGAGTGCATAAACAAAATATGCAATATCGCTTTGCGACTCGCGACGCACGGTGTCAATAAATTCAGTTCCCGTAATTGGCTTTTCGTTTACCAGAAATCGAGTTGCAAATCTCGAATCGGATGAGCGCTCAATTTGATAGCCGAGCAAATCATGTTCGGTATTTGCTTCCCAACTTAGTTTGATAGCGCCTGTATCCCCGACTGCCACAACGCCGACAGGTGCAGAAGGCGGTATATAATCATCAATGATAAAAGTGAGAGTATCGGATGTCTCACTACGTGCCCCGCTTTGACCGATTGCAACGAGATAATAACTGTAGAATTCGCCTTCTCGGACATCAGCATCAGTCCAAGTTGTGATTCCGGCATCATATTGAGCGTCCAAAGTCGGAAATACTTTTACGAAATTGTCAGTATCGCCAATTGATTTAAATATTTCGTAACCAATTGGTCTGACACGAGATATGTTTCTCCATGATAATTTAAGTCTGCCGCCAAATTCATTAATTGTAATGTCTCCCGGAGCCAAGGGGACACGATTATCCGACGGAACTACTTCATAAACCGAAGTACGTTGACTTTCAAAACCAAAAGTATTAACTCCCGTTAAATAATAATAATATGTTTTTCCATTAATTAGATTCGCATCCACAAAATTAAAATAATTAGTGTCAACTTCGACTTCTTCGCCTGTTAATACTCCTTGGAACATATCTGCAAAATTTACAATTAAATATGGACCGGTAATATTATCGGCACGATAGATATTAAAATTAACAGCTCTCC encodes:
- a CDS encoding acetate--CoA ligase family protein, with amino-acid sequence MIVNELIAPKSIVIIGASNDVEKPGGKILKNIIDGGFRGKLSAVNPKEEIVQGVRCFKDVAEIDNVELAILAIPAKFCLPTIEILAKSKGTKAFIILSAGFSEFGESGKKLEQQIVKVVESVGGTLIGPNCIGVMTPHYKGVFAGLVPQLSNRGCDLVSASGATIAFILEMAVPRGLMFNSILSVGNSAQIGVEEILQYWDETYDEKTSAKVKLFYLEQIKKPEKLLKHCRSLIMKGCRIAAIKAGTTEAGSRAVSSHTGALAGSDAAVDALFRKAGVVRCFSRQELFYVGGVLLHKQLEGPNIAVITHAGGSGVMLTDSLAKGGLNIPKIEGPAADELLAQLYHGSSVSNPIDFLATGTADQLGTILEYVDREFDNIDGSVVIFGTTGMFDVTGVYDVLHEKMKWCKKPIYPCLPSVVQAEKAVKHFLSLGRVDFTDEVAIGNALTKVYHTPKPAKEFDLPTIDVATIRQIIESSDSGYLSPDKIQTLLDASGIPRVPEKLANTAELAVQYAEELGYPIVMKVVGPVHKTDVGGVVLNIRHPDIIRKEFDRMIEIKDCTSVLLQPMFNGTELFVGAMKEPDFGHIILLGLGGIFIEVLKDVASGLAPISKEEALKMMSELKSYKLIEGVRKREGVNKEIWADIIERLSALLAAAPEIVELDLNPLLGKSDSVIAVDGRIRIERE